A DNA window from Aspergillus nidulans FGSC A4 chromosome I contains the following coding sequences:
- a CDS encoding NADPH cytochrome P450 oxidoreductase family protein (transcript_id=CADANIAT00007204) gives MASLLTLQTQPNTIDYIALTFLSLVAGTFLTRGILWDQPDPYRHLLYERPQLKHGIGTTANSRQQTRNIARRLEETNSPIVVFWGSQSGTAESFAHRLAREITLRFGQNTLTADLSDYDPASIAEIPSSKLAIFILSTYGEGDPADNTVEFWNWLNSNDRNAEKKQKQFSGLRYFAFGLGNSNYKFYNRVIDRVVKVLGEHGANALLPVSRANDATGSTQEDFISWKERLFAFFRGSLGFTQSELIYQPTISITTDDTIKPSALHRGEPRHSPNPVAIPIMGIRQLFEPISDRYCLHIDLDISSTPGVVYKTGDHLAVWPSNPDEEVKLLLHMLGRSHESEIPISIAPIEGADVEDVAKKVPSPTTLLVLLRHYLEITAQLPRDILATLAPFAPTNEAKTFLTELANSKEAYADFTRRNHLTLARVLAASSTNKQRWTSLPLTYIIETLPVLQPRYYSISSSSVVSPRKISLTVLVLSTPLPENTAMSIQGLTSTYLLTLADSPQSREHKNMTLPTYTNTLLPFTPDSSSDGRRRILAHLRRSSFKLPRLQTTPLILIAAGTGLAPFRAFIAERRQVLKIGREVGDVLLFFGCRSPEEDFIYKDELSEMEGAFGGKLRIVTAFSRYGQRSERAYVQDRVLEYKNEVREILVARRGNLYICGRAGMAREVERRVTGFLTEMEDGWSDRDAEEWVRSVKRRNKWQEDVWG, from the coding sequence ATGGCCTCCCTTCTCACTCTCCAGACCCAACCCAACACAATCGACTACATCGCCCTGACCTTCCTTTCACTCGTCGCAGGCACATTTCTCACCCGGGGCATCCTCTGGGACCAGCCAGACCCCTACAGACATCTTCTTTACGAACGGCCTCAGCTCAAACACGGCATTGGTACTACCGCAAACAGTAGACAGCAGACCCGGAACATCGCCCGAAGGTTGGAGGAGACGAACTCGCCCATTGTCGTCTTCTGGGGCTCTCAGTCAGGGACGGCAGAGTCCTTTGCACACAGACTTGCCAGGGAAATCACCCTGCGGTTTGGACAAAACACCCTTACAGCAGATCTGAGTGACTATGACCCCGCTTCAATTGCGGAGATTCCCTCATCCAAGCTAgcgatcttcatcctctcGACGTACGGCGAAGGAGACCCCGCCGATAACACGGTTGAGTTCTGGAACTGGCTGAATAGTAACGACCGGAacgcggagaagaagcagaagcagttTTCCGGGTTGCGATACTTTGCTTTTGGGTTGGGAAACTCGAACTACAAGTTCTATAACCGGGTTATTGATCGCGTTGTGAAGGTGCTTGGCGAGCATGGCGCGAACGCACTGCTTCCTGTATCAAGAGCGAACGATGCTACTGGCTCTACTCAGGAAGACTTCATATCATGGAAAGAAAGACTGTTTGCATTCTTCCGTGGGAGTCTAGGCTTCACGCAGTCGGAGCTCATCTACCAGCCTACCATCTCCATCACGACGGACGATACCATTAAGCCCTCTGCCCTTCACCGCGGCGAGCCACGGCACTCGCCAAACCCAGTGGCCATCCCCATTATGGGCATAAGACAGCTCTTCGAGCCTATCTCGGACAGGTACTGCCTGcacatcgacctcgacaTTTCCAGCACTCCAGGCGTGGTATATAAGACCGGTGACCACCTCGCCGTCTGGCCATCCAACCCCGACGAGGAAGTCAAGCTGCTCCTGCACATGCTCGGCCGCAGCCACGAATCCGAAATACCCATCTCCATAGCCCCTATAGAAGGTGCAGACGTCGAAGACGTTGCAAAGAAAGTCCCCAGCCCAACAACCCTCCTGGTCCTTCTCCGCCACTACCTCGAAATCACTGCGCAACTGCCTCGCGATATCCTCGCGACCTTGGCCCCCTTCGCGCCGACGAACGAGGCAAAGACCTTCCTGACAGAGCTGGCAAATAGCAAGGAGGCCTACGCTGACTTTACACGTCGCAATCATCTTACGCTGGCGAGGGTTTTGGCTGCCTCTTCCACCAACAAGCAGCGATGGACATCCCTCCCGCTCACATACATCATCGAAAcccttccagtcctccaaCCACGCTATTACTCaatctccagcagcagcgttgTCAGTCCTCGCAAGATCTCCCTCACGGTCCTCGTCCTGTCCACACCTCTTCCGGAAAACACAGCCATGTCGATTCAGGGCCTTACATCAACCtacctcctcactctcgccgACAGTCCGCAATCCCGAGAACACAAGAACATGACCTTACCAACATACACGAATACACTCCTCCCATTCACGCCAGACTCCTCATCTGAcggcagaagaaggatacTAGCGCACCTTCGGCGCTCCTCCTTCAAGCTTCCGCGCCTGCAAACAACACCGTTGATCTTGATTGCAGCGGGGACAGGCCTTGCCCCCTTCCGCGCCTTCATAGCAGAACGCCGCCAAGTCCTCAAAATCGGCCGCGAGGTCGGCGATgtgctcctcttcttcggctGCCGGTCTCCGGAGGAAGACTTCATTTACAAAGACGAGCTGAGCGAAATGGAGGGTGCGTTTGGCGGGAAGTTGCGGATCGTCACAGCATTTTCGAGATACGGACAGCGTAGCGAGAGGGCATATGTGCAGGACCGAGTCTTGGAATATAAAAATGAGGTGAGGGAGATCCTGGTTGCCCGAAGAGGGAATCTGTATATTTGTGGACGCGCGGGTATGGcgagggaggttgagaggCGCGTTACCGGGTTCCTGACGGAAATGGAAGACGGATGGAGTGATAGAGATGCCGAAGAGTGGGTTAGGAGTGTAAAGAGGAGGAATAAGTGGCAGGAGGATGTTTGGGGGTGA